GATCGTTATTATCGAAGAAAAAGAAGACGAAATTTTTGAACGTCATGGCGATGATGTTTTACTTGACTATGCCATCAGCTTTCCACAAGCAGTATTGGGTGATGATGTCGAAGTACCCACGCTGGTCGGGCGAGTCAAATTGACCATACCACCTGGAATTCAATCTGGAAAAATTTTGCGCCTGCGCGGCAAAGGTATCCCGCATCTCAACGGTAACGGGTCCGGCGATCAACTCGTTCGCATTGCCGTCTACACGCCGGCGCGTGTGAGTGAGCACGAACGCCAGATGCTGAATGAAATGATGAAAAGTGAACATTTTAAACCTTCAGCCGATGAAGAAAAAAGTTTTTTTAAAAAAGTGAAGGAAGCATTTAGTAATTAAGTTTTGTCTGTCTTTGGGGTTTACGGTTGAGGGAGAATGAAGAATTGGTCTGAACGAGTTATTCGTTTCTTTAGCAATTTCGGTTTAACGCGCCAGGAAACGCATTTTGTTCTTTTACTATTGGTCATCACGCTGATTGGTTCATTGGTCCCGCCAAAACGCGTGACCGATTCCGGCGAAGAAGAGCTGGCAAAATTTAAAGTCGCTTCCGGCCAACACGACAGTTTGGTGGACAGTATTACCGCTTTAGCGGTGAAAGATTCGCTGCAACTGGTATGGAAAAACCGAGCCGATACGATACGGATGATCTTGGCATCGGGCGCAACTGCGGAAACGATCGATTCTTTGATCGCTGAATCCGGCGATTCGCCTGTAAGGACGATCAATATCAATGAAGCGAATGTGCAGGAACTTGCTTCGCTTCCGCGTGTCGGTCCAAAATTAGCCGCGCGTATCGTCGACTACCGCAATCTGCACGGTCCATTCACGTCGGTCAACGATCTGCAACGTGTCAAAGGCATCGGAAAGAAAATGTTCGATAAAATAAAACCTTTTGTAACTGTTAATTGAACGTGCTATTACATCGGAGGATTTATGGCAGATGAAAAGAAATCGGTTGAACTTCGGGTTCGTCCCAAAGGTAATATCTTTCTGGAAGTTGGAATTGTCATTATGCTCGGCATATTGATTTGGTCACTCGTAGTGCCGATGCTTGAGAGAGAACAGCAGAATAAATTATTGAAAATCACCCGAGCCAAAATGAAAGTGTTATTCCAGCTGGAGTATCAGTATTTGTACGTCGATACGACTTACACTTCCGATTTTACGAAATTAACTCAATTTGCTAAATCGGCCGATGCGACGATGGTGCCAGACAGCTTATTTTTGCCGCTTCAGCGAGCATACATGCGCCTCGAAGACCGTAAAGCAGAACTGGAGAATATGAGTTTATCGGATTTTAAAAAAGCATATATTGATTCGCTTCCGATTAATTCATTGAGCGGTCAACCCTTTATCATCGAGCTTGTCAAAAAATCCGGCCGTAAAACTTTTAACTTGAAACCTTCGATGGATGAAGACGAGATTAAATGGATTGGAGCTGTTGTTGAAGGTGAAATCCATTGGGATGAAAAGGCCGAGTTAGCCAACTAAATCAGGTGCAGCATGAGCATTAATGCTGAAGTAGAACGCCGTTCGTACGACCATATTGATGATGACCAGCCCCGTGAGAAAGCTGCGCTGGGTATCAGTTTCAGCGGCCAAAATATTTTTTTTGCGGAAGTAGTACGTCTTGAAGCTTCATTCATGGCCAGAAAATTCGGTACGATTGCAACCAATATGAAATTCGGTACCGGTATTGAAGGCGTTGAAAAAAATATTCGTGACTTGTATTCGTACGTCAACGGATGCATTGAAGATAATGCGATCAAGGCCCGCAAATTGAACCTGAGCATGAATTCACAACTCATTGCTTTGCATCGGATTTTAATTGAGCCGGGTGAGACGGACGCCGAATTCGAAAATCAGGTTAAATGGGAAATTGGACAACAAATTCTGGACGACGTCGATCAGTTTATCGTCAATACCCATGAACTGCGTTCGACCGGTTCATCGTTGACTCCCGTGCTGGTGGTAGGTGTTCGCAGGCGGTTTATCGATACCCTTAATGCGGTTTTGGAAAAAAGTAAAATCAGCTTGGCGTGTGTAGATATGGATGTTTTATGCGCACACGCAGCCTATGAGATGAATTATAATCGCGGTGAAGGTTTGACGGCGTTGGTCGAGGCTAAACCGGGCGTGGCAACTATTTTGTTGTGCAATGGCTATGATATCGAGTCTGTTTACCAGATGACGTCGTCGGCCAAAAGTGTACCCGCAAGGCTGGGGTCTTTGATCAATCAACATTTGGACAATGCAGTAGCCGTATATAAAGAAGATACGACGATTGATCGTGTCATTTTATGCAATGCAATGGCCGCGACTGTGATACCGCACATTGAACAACGTTTTAATGCCGAAGTGATTAACCCCTTTTCCAAAATAAGACTTGCCGACGAGCTTATTCCCAAACCGGTTGAGTCGGAAGAATCCGACGAAAGTAAAGAAACTAAAAAAAGCCTACAGATTGAAGTTAAAGACTATTCTCCGTATGCCGAATGTGTCGGCGCTGCGATCAAACTTTTGGCGGATTGACCTATGATTAAAATTAATTTATTACGCAACGATCTTTCTACGCCGGCTGCCCGTGATCGTACAGGCGAGTTACAGTTATCTGCTTCGAATAAAACTATTTCTCAGGAAGCTAAAAAAAGCTACCGCCGTTTCATCATGTTAGTCATTTTTCTCCTTGTAGTTATCGGTGGAAGTGTTTACGGTTATATGGAACGGTATTCGGTCGTAGCATTTGTCGAACAATATACAGGTCCGCTTAACATACTGCCAGTGGAGGAAACAGGCCCGTCGGCTTCAGAACTCGAAGAGCAACGGCGGGAACGTATACGGCAATTGTATATGTCGAATACTATCAAAGTTCAAATCCGCGATTTCCAGTTACTCAGAACGATCGATTCGCTCAATACTATCAGCAAAAATTTATGGATTACAACGCTTCAATTGGAAGGTAACGACAATGCTTTTAATATGGAAATTTACGGTAAAACCGATAAGGATATTGCACAATTTACGAAAGATATTAAAGGCGTTGGCGTTATTGAATCGATCAGGCCTCAGGCGACTAAGCCGGGAACAGCCGTACCGGGTTTCCGCTTCAAAACTGTAATTTTTGGCAATCTCTATCCAGCGCCATCGGCTGATAAAGATACGGCGCTCATGAAGCCCAATTATCTCAGCGTTGCGGAAGTTAAAAAAGCAATGATTCAATTGGGTAAAAAACACCAATTGAAAATGACGGAAGAAGGTACGATGAATGAGACCAAAGGCGTTGTGATGAATACGCATAAAGGCCAATTCCGTGTTGAAGGAAGCTATAGTGATTTTCTAAAATATGTGAAGGAACTGAATCGGCTCTCTCTGAATATGGAATGGACGAAATATAACGCCAGTTATACCATTCAAAAAGATAAGAAAAATCCAAAGCCTGACATTCTTTTGCTGGAATATAACGTTTTATCGCCGGTTCAATTAGCCGATTCCAGCAAACAAACTTCCGGTCAGTCGAATCCTTAAATTTCCTTGATTTCAACTTTTAGTTACTATGCGCATTATCGCGGGGCAGCGACGTGGTCTGGTGCTTAATTCGTTTGATGATGACCGCATCCGTCCGACCAAAGATATGGTTAAGGAATCGATTTTTAATAGTGTTGCCAACCTTTTGGATATCACTACCTGTTCCGTATGCGATATTTTTGCCGGAACGGGCAGTCTTGGTATTGAAGCTTTGAGCCGGGGTGCTGCCGCCGCGACGTTTGTCGAAAATGACAACTCGGCAGTCCAATTGATCCGTAATAATTTACTCAAAGCGAGGCTGGTCGACCACGCACAAGTGATCCAGACTGACGCTACTGTCTGGCTTAAGCAACATGCTGAAAAACCGTTTGATTTGATTTTGGCGGATCCGCCGTATACCATGCGGTTGGGGAATTTTATCATTGAAAACTCTGTGGCAAACGGCTATCTTAAAGCCGAAGGAGTATTGGTCATCGAAAGCGCGCCGGATGAACCGATGGTTATACCCGATTCGATGAATAATTTAGTTTTGTATAAAGAAAAAAAATGGGGCGAAAGTTTCATACGTATTTTTCGGTTTCAATAAATTTTACCATAACAATTTTAAAGGCTTTTCGTATAGAAACGGAGCGGCATGAAAACAGCGATCTATCCGGGTACGTTTGATCCGATTACTCACGGGCATCTGGATATCATCGGTCGGGCGTCGGCTTTGTTTGATAAAGTGATTGTGACGGTAGCAATCAATCCAAAAAAAAAGCCGCTGTTTACTATCGATGAAAGAATGGAGTTGATTCGTTCGGTTGTTCAGCCGTATCCGAATGTCGAGTGTGAAAGCTTTGACGGGCTTTTGGTTAATTTTGCCCGTGAAAAAAACGCGACGGCGTTGATCCGTGGGTTAAGAGCCATTTCTGATTTTGAATACGAATTTCAGATGGCGTTGGTAAACCGCAAATTATCGGATAAACTCGTTACCGTTTTTCTGATGCCGGGTGAAAAATTCACCTATTTGAACTCGACGATTGTTAAAGAAGTTGCAATGTTTGGCGGTGATATCAGCGCATTTGTGCCGTCGCTGGTCGAAGCCAAGGTCAAAGAAAAAATCAAGAAAAATCATTAAATAAGGATAGTGTATGGCGTACGTGAAAAACGATAAAACTAAAATGGCCAAAACTGTTCAGGCAAAAGCGAAGGGAGCACAGGTAGAAAGATCCTTTCAGGATCGTTTCGTTGAAAATGTTAAGTCGATTGCATGGGCGTTATGCGTATTTTATTTTGTCCAGACTTTTTTCCTGCAGGCTTTTTCGATTCCGACTAGTTCTATGGAAAAGACCTTACTCGTCGGGGATTTTCTTTTTGTCAACAAATTCGTGTACGGTGCACAGACTCCTGAAAACATACCCTT
The nucleotide sequence above comes from bacterium. Encoded proteins:
- a CDS encoding helix-hairpin-helix domain-containing protein, which encodes MKNWSERVIRFFSNFGLTRQETHFVLLLLVITLIGSLVPPKRVTDSGEEELAKFKVASGQHDSLVDSITALAVKDSLQLVWKNRADTIRMILASGATAETIDSLIAESGDSPVRTININEANVQELASLPRVGPKLAARIVDYRNLHGPFTSVNDLQRVKGIGKKMFDKIKPFVTVN
- the rsmD gene encoding 16S rRNA (guanine(966)-N(2))-methyltransferase RsmD; translation: MRIIAGQRRGLVLNSFDDDRIRPTKDMVKESIFNSVANLLDITTCSVCDIFAGTGSLGIEALSRGAAAATFVENDNSAVQLIRNNLLKARLVDHAQVIQTDATVWLKQHAEKPFDLILADPPYTMRLGNFIIENSVANGYLKAEGVLVIESAPDEPMVIPDSMNNLVLYKEKKWGESFIRIFRFQ
- the coaD gene encoding pantetheine-phosphate adenylyltransferase, encoding MKTAIYPGTFDPITHGHLDIIGRASALFDKVIVTVAINPKKKPLFTIDERMELIRSVVQPYPNVECESFDGLLVNFAREKNATALIRGLRAISDFEYEFQMALVNRKLSDKLVTVFLMPGEKFTYLNSTIVKEVAMFGGDISAFVPSLVEAKVKEKIKKNH